The Mesotoga infera genome includes a window with the following:
- a CDS encoding FprA family A-type flavoprotein: protein MSETVKIEEGIHWIGVNDFETHLFESLWPIPRGVSYNSYILIDEKVVLIDTVKGPFFSAYLDKIKSLLPAGKKVDYLVVNHMEPDHSGSIKVLREAFPDMSVVGNEKTMDMLDAFYGVTDNVVRVEDGEELKIGSKSLRFYMTPMVHWPETMMTLEKTTGVLFSGDAFGGFGALNGGIFDDEVDVDFFEDEVLRYFSNIVGRYSAMVQKAFEKLKGVDIKVICATHGPVWRKNPSRILELYDRWSRQETEEGVVLVYGSMYGNTQKMMEAVASGLVEGGVEKVRVHNISTTHISFIIRDIWRYKGLVMGSCTYNMELFPPMKQLVSAIENRMMKNHKIGVFGSYTWSGGALKELQQFASKSKCDQVGPVIESKSCPTQEDLDKCFELGLNMAAAIKS, encoded by the coding sequence GTGAGTGAAACTGTAAAAATCGAAGAAGGAATCCACTGGATAGGAGTGAACGATTTCGAGACGCATCTCTTCGAGTCGCTCTGGCCCATTCCAAGAGGAGTGTCCTACAACTCATATATTCTGATCGATGAAAAGGTTGTTCTCATTGACACTGTCAAGGGGCCTTTTTTCTCGGCATATCTCGACAAGATAAAGTCGCTTCTTCCTGCTGGAAAGAAGGTCGATTATCTCGTGGTCAATCATATGGAACCCGACCACTCCGGTTCGATCAAAGTCCTTAGAGAGGCCTTCCCTGACATGAGCGTGGTCGGAAATGAAAAAACCATGGATATGCTCGACGCCTTCTATGGAGTGACCGACAATGTGGTCAGGGTTGAAGATGGCGAAGAGCTGAAAATAGGCTCCAAGAGCCTCCGATTCTACATGACCCCTATGGTGCACTGGCCAGAGACAATGATGACACTTGAAAAGACCACGGGCGTGCTGTTTTCCGGAGATGCCTTTGGTGGTTTCGGCGCACTTAACGGAGGGATTTTCGACGACGAAGTTGATGTGGATTTCTTTGAGGATGAAGTTCTCAGATATTTCTCAAACATTGTCGGCAGATACAGCGCAATGGTCCAGAAAGCCTTCGAAAAACTAAAAGGCGTTGATATAAAGGTTATCTGCGCCACTCACGGACCCGTCTGGAGGAAGAACCCTTCAAGAATTCTCGAGCTTTACGATCGCTGGAGCAGACAGGAGACAGAGGAAGGCGTCGTTCTGGTATACGGTTCAATGTACGGGAACACCCAGAAAATGATGGAGGCGGTAGCCTCGGGTCTTGTCGAGGGGGGAGTCGAGAAAGTCAGGGTTCACAATATCTCGACGACGCACATTTCGTTCATCATTAGAGACATCTGGAGATACAAGGGCCTGGTGATGGGAAGTTGTACGTATAATATGGAGCTCTTCCCTCCGATGAAGCAGCTGGTTAGCGCGATAGAGAACAGGATGATGAAGAATCACAAGATAGGTGTTTTCGGTTCCTACACCTGGAGCGGGGGAGCCCTGAAAGAGCTTCAGCAGTTCGCTTCAAAATCAAAGTGCGATCAGGTGGGCCCGGTGATTGAGTCGAAGAGTTGTCCAACGCAAGAGGATCTCGACAAGTGTTTTGAGCTAGGTCTGAACATGGCGGCGGCGATAAAGTCATGA
- a CDS encoding 2-hydroxyglutaryl-CoA dehydratase, translated as MEIFVGVDVGSVSTNIVALSERGEMVFKYYVRTNGQPMDAVKFGFSRLREEHNDPAVLGIGTTGSGRQLAAVLLGADIVKNEITAHGVAAFREVKEVRTIFEIGGQDSKIILIREGMVTDFAMNTVCAAGTGSFLDHQSERLGVPIEKFGELALQATTEVRIAGRCTVFAESDMIAKQQYGFSKSDIIWGLCKALVRNYINNLGRGKKLEPPFVFQGGVAANKGIKKAFEEAVGHEVIVPSNYDVMGAIGAAILAREEIERKPVESSFKGFDYLNLDFRPSSFICNGCSNSCEVINAKADGEIIAVWGDRCGKWQEQLRRKERASTT; from the coding sequence GTGGAGATTTTTGTTGGAGTGGATGTCGGTTCGGTAAGTACCAACATAGTGGCGCTTTCCGAAAGAGGCGAGATGGTTTTCAAGTATTACGTCAGGACTAACGGTCAACCTATGGACGCAGTTAAGTTTGGTTTCTCCAGGCTGAGGGAAGAACACAACGATCCCGCCGTCCTGGGCATCGGGACGACCGGCAGCGGCAGGCAGCTGGCAGCCGTCCTTCTTGGAGCAGATATTGTTAAGAACGAGATTACCGCTCACGGGGTGGCAGCATTCAGAGAAGTCAAAGAAGTGAGGACGATCTTTGAGATAGGCGGCCAGGACTCGAAGATAATATTGATAAGAGAAGGCATGGTGACCGACTTTGCCATGAACACTGTATGCGCGGCAGGAACCGGTTCCTTCCTAGATCATCAATCAGAAAGACTCGGCGTACCGATTGAGAAGTTTGGAGAGCTTGCGCTTCAGGCAACTACGGAAGTCCGAATTGCCGGAAGATGCACGGTTTTTGCCGAGTCCGATATGATAGCGAAACAACAATACGGATTCTCTAAGTCCGACATTATATGGGGTTTGTGCAAAGCGCTTGTCAGGAACTACATAAACAATCTCGGTCGAGGTAAGAAACTTGAGCCGCCTTTCGTTTTTCAGGGCGGAGTGGCAGCCAACAAAGGAATAAAAAAAGCATTTGAAGAGGCAGTCGGACATGAAGTAATTGTACCGAGTAACTACGATGTGATGGGAGCCATAGGCGCCGCAATTCTTGCCCGCGAAGAGATTGAGAGAAAACCGGTGGAATCTTCCTTCAAAGGATTTGACTATCTAAATCTTGATTTCCGGCCTTCCAGCTTCATCTGCAACGGTTGTTCGAACAGCTGCGAAGTAATCAACGCGAAAGCCGACGGAGAAATAATAGCAGTTTGGGGCGACCGGTGCGGCAAATGGCAGGAGCAGCTAAGAAGAAAGGAAAGAGCCTCTACCACTTGA